A genome region from Arachidicoccus soli includes the following:
- a CDS encoding HlyD family efflux transporter periplasmic adaptor subunit has product MRKIYLYTLLSFLIFSSSCTSPTQDDSAPEVITPVSVVMPDTTMIKSDISLNAVATYLLKNDIKANINGYILRSNIHIGDNINRGQTLFVLETKEAKSIGNTINSLDSSFKFSGINRIKSPVNSIVVALSHQTGDYVQEGEPLVTLADRNSFGFVLNLPYEDHQLLLKNKNLTVLLPDSTLLQGYVAQIMPTVDSVSQTQRVLIKIKNNVNIPENLIGLVKLQDKASTHFSLPKTAVFSDETQQQFWVMKLLNDSTAVKLDIQKGLENNNRIEINAPPILKTDRFVSQGGYGLGDTARILIQK; this is encoded by the coding sequence ATGAGGAAAATTTATTTATATACCCTATTATCTTTTTTAATCTTTTCCTCCTCATGCACTTCACCAACGCAGGATGATTCAGCACCAGAAGTAATAACGCCTGTAAGTGTTGTAATGCCTGATACCACAATGATTAAAAGCGATATATCATTAAATGCAGTAGCTACCTATCTTTTAAAAAATGATATAAAAGCTAATATCAATGGTTATATCCTTCGCTCCAATATCCATATCGGGGACAATATAAACCGTGGCCAAACACTTTTTGTTTTAGAAACAAAAGAAGCAAAAAGCATTGGTAATACCATTAATAGTTTAGACTCTTCTTTTAAATTCTCAGGGATTAACAGAATAAAAAGCCCGGTAAATAGTATTGTTGTTGCACTGAGTCATCAGACCGGAGATTATGTACAAGAGGGAGAACCACTAGTTACTTTAGCAGATAGAAATAGTTTTGGATTCGTTTTAAATCTACCTTATGAAGACCACCAGCTTTTATTGAAAAATAAAAATCTAACAGTCCTCTTACCTGATAGCACATTGTTACAAGGTTATGTAGCGCAAATAATGCCTACAGTAGACAGTGTTTCACAAACACAAAGAGTATTAATTAAAATAAAGAATAACGTTAATATTCCTGAAAACCTGATAGGTCTGGTGAAGCTACAGGACAAAGCTTCTACACATTTTTCGCTGCCAAAAACGGCTGTCTTTTCTGATGAAACACAACAGCAGTTTTGGGTAATGAAATTACTCAACGATTCCACGGCCGTCAAACTAGATATTCAAAAAGGATTGGAAAACAATAACCGTATTGAAATAAATGCACCTCCAATTTTAAAAACAGATCGCTTTGTAAGTCAAGGTGGATATGGTTTAGGAGACACAGCAAGGATTTTAATTCAAAAATAG